ATGCGCTTCTCGCCGCCCGCTCTAGACTGACCCGTTGCGTTTCGATCCGTGTGATTTCTTCGCCGATCGGACGTTGCTTCGCTGCGTGGGCCTGTTCGATCGCCATGCGTTGATGCTGCGGAAGCCCGAGCACCACCTTGTGTCGCACGGCAGCTTCGAGTGCGCCGCGCCACTGGGAGAGCGCCTGAAGCTTCTGCGGTCCCAAGCCGTAAACGTGAATGCGCCGGCCGTTCGGTAGGACTAGGTCGGAGATGGGTGTGCGGTGCGCTCGGCCGGCAGCCCGGATAGACACACTCCGAAAATCGCCTGCAGTCCGGATTCCCGAAGCCGCAAGACGAGATTTCAGCTCGTTCCCTAGCCCGTGGATGTTTGCACCGGCGATCCAGTGTGCCTGTAGCTCACGGTCCACCGCAGCCTGGTCGGCAGCTGCCGTCGCCTGCGCAATCTCCGTCCGAAGAGCCCCAGCGAGATTCGCAGCTTGATCACGAAGCTGTTTGAGTCTCGTCTCCAGCCCAGTCGTTTGTTGCTGTAGTTGCTCCCTGATGCGACGTTCCGCCGCTCCGGACTCTCGTTCTAAGGTGCTCCTGCGCTCCGCGAATGCCGCCTGACGCTTCGACACCTCCGCCTGTATGCTAGCGATGCGCTGCTCTGTCTTGGTTTTGTCTGCACGCAACGCTCTCGCTTTCGATGCTAGTCCACGCTTGGCCACGACGAGAGGATGGCGACGAAAGACAGCCCAGGTCACGCTTCCACCCAAAGCGAGCAACCCCGCCACACCTACTGCGGCGCTGCGGCCCGGCAATGTGCCGAAGCGAAAGAGTGCGGAGAGCGCGAGCACACCGGCTAGGCAGACCGCATTCCAGATTCGAATCAACGCCCCGTCCTGGAAGGCGGCAGCCGGTAGTGGAGGCAGATGCGTTTGAATCCATCCGTCCCCTTCTGTGTACTGACTACCGGCCGCACCGCTCAGTGGCGCCTGCGTTCTCATCCAGTCAGGAATGTTTCGTCGTGCCGACGCATCTAGGTTCGGCAGTCTCTTGATGGTTTCCAGGTCAAGCCCGATCTGTTCTGGGTCAAACGCCGGAAGTTGGGTTGGTGACAGTTGCGCAATTCGCTTGATTAGATCGCCGGCCGCTGACAGCGTTGCCTCGCTCGACCCACGCAGCTGCGCAACGAGCGGCGAATGAGTCGGGTCCTCAAAGTCCCCCTCAGCGAACATCAACGACTCGGAACCGCTGTGGCGATTTAGAAGCCACATTGATGGGGCCGCGGCAATCACGGCCAACGAGCCGTATATAACCCATGCCGAGAACCGATCGAGCGTCGCGTCAAACTGTTGTACTCCTCGTTTGGGAGATTGGTAGTTTCTGTGCCCTCGCTCACCGCTCGGCCCGACAGCCGCAAGTTCCGGAACAAACATTCCGTCGTAATCAACGAGTCGTATTGATGCATCTTTCGTGACAAGAATGTTGCCATGCTGAAGGTCACCGTGAGCGATGCCACGTTGTTGCATGTCAAGCACCACTTGGGCGAAACTCTTCGCTACCGATGCAATTGCCTGCTGATCGCCAAGATTCTGTTCAACGTATTGAAGTAGACCGATTGCATCGATCCATTCCATCTTGAGTATCGGAAGCCACACTCCAGCTACGAGGATTCCGGTCTCGATGTACTCGAACCGGACCGCCCACGGTGGTTTCTCGGATTGAAGCACGCTGGAGACCGCCGCATATCTTCGCGCCTGGTGTTCGACTGAACGTGTGAAGCACTTGATTGCGTATCTCTTCTTGGACGGAGTGGTCACCCGAAAGACCGCTGCGAAATTGCCAACGACTGGTCGAGGCATCTGCAACGCGTCCAAATCTGGCAATGACGATTTCAACTCCGCGTCTCGAAAGCAGAGTTGCGGCTGGGAGATCGCTTCTCGGTATTCGCCTGGCGTCGGTAGGCGAGGTTTCACTTTCTCCAAGCCTCAGTCAATCATGTCGAGTCGCATCAGCGTGGTGTCGTCGTTTCGGAGTCCGCGGTCCCGTCGCAGTTCGTCAATCCAGTCCGTGAAGGAACGGGTATCGTGCGCCCCAAGCTCCTGAATCTTCGGCCAAGGATCGTCTCCGCACTCGAGCTGTCGCAGAAGCCATGCCGCTAGTGCGTCCGTTGCTAGGAGAAATTGATCCCCACTCCTCCAGGTTCCTTGGACACGCTCCGCCGGACGAATCGGTTCGCCCATTCGGCTCGAAATGAGGTTGGGTGTGGATCCGAACTCGGAATGCTGCGTTAGAGGAAATTTCTTGATGAGTTGCCCGTCGCGGACTACAAACAGATTTGTGTCCCCAATCGCCTCGAACAGGTATGTGCGCGACTCCCCGTTACGCGCCCGCTTTGAGATCCTGCCAACGATGAGTGTTGACTCTGCTCCACGATCCATCACTGGTTCTTCGTACCATTGAATGGGTCGCCCAGATTCGCTCCGCTGACGGACGTACTCCAAGAGCTCTGATGCCCAAACCGCTCTAGCGTTCTCGATCCGCCTGCGAAGTGGAAGGCGAGGTGGGGTGGCAAGGACTCTTGAAAGGGTCTGCGCCCATCGTCCGGACAGATAGCTCTCAGTCGCTCCGTCGCAGAGTGCGAGGGAAAAGGTCTCGCTGTCGAGCGCGCGTTCAGCTTCGTCCGGATACCCGGCGTCGTCGCACTCGTCGGGACGCGCCCCCACTTTCGGCACCCGGAAGGTGTCCAGATGCAGTTTGAGCACCTTCGGACCTATCGGAGGTCGGATGCCCGCGTGCCGATATCCAAGAACTGTACGATGGCCGTGGCATCCGCGTTAAACACGAACCCTCTAGTTCCGTCGGTAGGATTCATACCCTGCTGGCGTGCATAACCCGAGAGGCCAGGAGGGAGTACGCTCGAAATTCTGAACAGCAGCTTCGCATGCTCGTTTGGAAGTCCACTGTCAGAATCCGGAAACAGGACCGGATGACTGCGGTCGGAAGAAATATGCAGGTTGAAGAGCAGGACATTGCCATCCGCGCTCAGTAGTGTCGTTAGCGCGTCGGCAGCCTGGGTTGGATCGCCGTCGGTGGACTCCCCGTCAGTGAGGTGCAGGACAATAGGAGGGAAGCATGTCGGATGCGCTGTGAGCCATCCGTCCACCACTGACCGCGCTCGATCGAGAACCTGGCACATCGGCGTTCCGCCATTCGCGGTAGGCGACACCCACACTGGGAATTTGACCTTCTGCGCCACGAGGCCGCCGGCACCATCGGGGATTTTCTTCTCCCGCTCCTCAACCCGCATCGGCGACGACGCGATCTCGCTGATTGGAATCACGTCTCGCCCAGCAAGGCTGCCGCCGAGAATTGGACCCACAGTCGCTCCGTAACCAAGGACTCCAACGTTGAAATAGTCACGGACGCCTTCTTCGCGGGCACACCGCAGAGTGAGCTCCGCGAGAAGCCTGTTAAGAGAATCCGCAACGACTTCGGACTTGCGATGCGCCGATTCACCTCCACCGACGGGATCCTGCATCGAACCAGACTGGTCGACGATGAAAAGAAACGCCGTCGGATTGGACCTGTCGATCGCCGCGCTATAGCTCATTCCTCTCCCCCAAGTAGACAGCCTCGCACTCCGCTGAAAAATGGGGCCAAGTGTACTTTCGGAGCTAGGTGTCGCAAAGCCCCATCAAAACTGCCGATGCGGGAGGCCGTTCTCCGGGCGGCGCCAAGCGTGCCCCGTCGAACCCTGATTGACGGGTCCTCGTCGGACAGTCGACAGCAAGCGACTCTTCCTTGCTCGCCTGCGCGAGTGCCGGGACACGATGGGAGTAAGATCGAGCGAAACTAACAAGAGGCATCGTGGGCTGGCGATTCAGGAAAGTCTTCAGTAGCGGACCGGTGCGCGGTACGCTTTCCCGGAGCGGGGTGGGCTGGAGTGTCGGCATTCCTGGCTTTCGGGTGGGAATTTCAGCGACCGGCCAGAGGTACGTCTCTATCGGGGTTCCTGGGCTCGGGCTTTACTGGGTGAAGTACTTCGGAGGTCGGCGACTTCCTGCTGGTCCGAATCCAACTGCTCCGACCCCGACGTCAGGGCAGCCACCCCAGCAATCGACCCCGACCTCCGGGCAGCAACCCCAACGTACTCAGTCCACCAAT
The Candidatus Polarisedimenticolaceae bacterium DNA segment above includes these coding regions:
- a CDS encoding vWA domain-containing protein encodes the protein MSYSAAIDRSNPTAFLFIVDQSGSMQDPVGGGESAHRKSEVVADSLNRLLAELTLRCAREEGVRDYFNVGVLGYGATVGPILGGSLAGRDVIPISEIASSPMRVEEREKKIPDGAGGLVAQKVKFPVWVSPTANGGTPMCQVLDRARSVVDGWLTAHPTCFPPIVLHLTDGESTDGDPTQAADALTTLLSADGNVLLFNLHISSDRSHPVLFPDSDSGLPNEHAKLLFRISSVLPPGLSGYARQQGMNPTDGTRGFVFNADATAIVQFLDIGTRASDLR